Proteins co-encoded in one Alcanivorax sp. genomic window:
- a CDS encoding membrane dipeptidase, with protein sequence MLIKRTLPVVAVTAVATFLSACGGGGSSATPAPAGTPPTAQQPTAPQPPPATPNQPPEEPQPLTRYTVANGCYTLASEGRFVAAADNGYQLTANAADARAFYLKPTDLGRYLLVSAYQRDPGAYGTIELLGISDPAGEFLDEGGNFIGEVSYLVAGLGDTLNLVLDPVAPLGGLLRELGESLEGLGGNLGDINVQPTLGKVDKASDLAVWNLNPSEGEHFTLASQVTGLLLTAGEDSLTLTSPGLEDDNTRFTLAPAEQCASYPEAMVSAEVAEPGPAIYLKDVDRFRDVPGLDNDDLFGYVDAHSHISAYEFIGGRVNYGDPFHKFGVDHALHDCAENHGPEGLTGVVEQVTSTPGPHATRGWPDFPYWPRSNSLQHHQSYYKWIERAHLSGLKVLVNHLVHNEILCQINPQKQNDCDTMAAIEMQAEQMHRMQDYIDAQHGGPGEGWLSIVTDPTQARDVIRDGKMAVVLGVEASKALNCGEFLDVAECTREEIIERLDRLYALGVRNLFPVHKFDNAFGGHLPDLSDGIGIGAVLYGGNLLETGHTIEFEECPDHDHGDTRGPLADNLQPFGILDQLLFQIDYVGERFPATPEELAEYDPRRGTDHLCNTRGLTDLGFFLIEELTKRGMMIETDHISRKAANQILELTGAQGYPVINSHGGWGGTEALRDRVAAQGGISASFGSVRGDWVDQLTRDGNRPRPDEFKVGPFGGAPFASDVNGIANLAGNPGTPDQEASLYPFTSVDGRVVFDKQLTGDHAFSLYEGRGVAHYGLYPDQIADMIANSDRPEEQVNDAVNQLFTSAEAYIRMWERLEQAVR encoded by the coding sequence ATGTTGATCAAACGGACACTGCCAGTCGTGGCAGTCACTGCGGTTGCTACTTTCCTGTCAGCCTGTGGCGGCGGGGGCAGCAGCGCCACACCGGCGCCCGCCGGCACTCCGCCAACCGCCCAGCAACCAACGGCACCACAACCGCCACCCGCCACGCCCAACCAGCCACCGGAAGAGCCGCAACCCCTGACCCGCTACACCGTCGCCAATGGCTGCTACACCCTCGCCAGCGAGGGCCGCTTTGTCGCCGCCGCGGACAATGGCTACCAACTGACCGCCAATGCAGCAGACGCCCGCGCCTTTTATCTGAAGCCCACCGACCTGGGCCGTTACCTGTTGGTCTCGGCGTATCAACGGGATCCCGGCGCCTACGGCACGATAGAACTGCTCGGGATCAGTGATCCCGCCGGCGAGTTTCTCGATGAGGGCGGCAACTTCATCGGTGAAGTCAGCTATCTGGTGGCCGGCCTTGGCGATACTCTCAATCTGGTCCTTGACCCTGTCGCGCCCCTGGGAGGCCTGCTGCGCGAGTTGGGCGAAAGCCTTGAGGGACTGGGCGGCAACCTGGGCGACATCAATGTCCAGCCCACACTGGGCAAGGTAGACAAGGCCAGCGATCTTGCCGTGTGGAACCTCAATCCCAGCGAAGGTGAGCATTTCACCCTTGCCTCCCAGGTTACCGGTCTGTTGCTGACCGCCGGCGAGGACAGCCTCACGCTTACCTCCCCCGGCCTGGAAGACGACAATACCCGCTTTACGCTTGCCCCTGCAGAGCAGTGTGCCAGCTATCCCGAGGCCATGGTCAGTGCCGAGGTGGCCGAACCGGGACCGGCCATCTACCTGAAGGACGTGGACCGCTTCCGCGACGTACCTGGCCTGGATAACGATGATCTGTTTGGCTATGTGGATGCCCACAGCCATATTTCCGCCTATGAGTTCATCGGCGGGCGCGTCAACTACGGCGACCCCTTCCACAAGTTCGGTGTGGACCATGCACTGCATGACTGTGCCGAAAATCATGGCCCGGAAGGGCTCACCGGCGTGGTTGAGCAAGTCACCAGCACACCGGGGCCCCATGCCACACGAGGCTGGCCGGACTTCCCCTACTGGCCTCGCAGCAACTCCCTGCAACATCACCAGAGCTACTACAAATGGATCGAACGGGCACATCTGTCCGGTCTGAAAGTGCTGGTGAATCATCTGGTACACAACGAAATCCTGTGTCAGATCAATCCGCAGAAACAGAATGACTGCGACACCATGGCCGCCATCGAAATGCAGGCGGAACAGATGCATCGCATGCAGGACTACATTGACGCCCAGCACGGAGGCCCTGGCGAGGGCTGGTTGAGCATCGTTACCGACCCGACCCAGGCTCGCGACGTGATACGCGACGGCAAGATGGCCGTGGTGCTCGGGGTAGAAGCATCCAAGGCCCTGAACTGTGGTGAATTCCTGGATGTGGCGGAATGCACCCGGGAAGAAATCATCGAACGGCTGGACCGACTCTACGCCCTGGGTGTGCGCAATCTATTCCCGGTACACAAGTTCGACAATGCGTTTGGCGGGCACCTGCCGGATCTCTCCGACGGCATTGGCATTGGTGCCGTGCTTTACGGCGGCAACTTGCTGGAGACCGGCCACACCATCGAATTTGAAGAATGCCCCGACCATGATCACGGCGATACTCGTGGGCCACTGGCGGACAACCTCCAGCCCTTCGGCATCCTGGATCAGCTGCTGTTCCAGATCGACTATGTGGGTGAGCGTTTCCCGGCCACACCCGAAGAACTGGCCGAGTACGATCCCCGTCGTGGCACCGACCACCTGTGTAACACCCGAGGCCTCACCGACCTGGGTTTCTTCCTGATCGAAGAGCTGACCAAGCGCGGCATGATGATCGAAACCGACCACATCAGTCGCAAGGCGGCCAACCAGATCCTCGAACTTACCGGCGCACAGGGCTATCCCGTGATCAACAGCCATGGCGGCTGGGGGGGGACCGAGGCGCTGCGCGACCGCGTGGCGGCACAGGGCGGCATTTCCGCCTCCTTTGGCAGTGTGCGTGGAGACTGGGTGGATCAGCTTACCCGGGACGGCAACCGCCCCCGCCCTGACGAATTCAAGGTGGGACCGTTTGGCGGCGCCCCCTTCGCTTCAGACGTCAATGGCATTGCCAATCTGGCCGGCAACCCCGGCACCCCGGATCAGGAAGCCTCGCTCTACCCGTTCACCTCTGTGGATGGCCGGGTGGTGTTCGACAAGCAACTCACTGGTGATCACGCGTTCAGTCTTTACGAAGGCCGCGGGGTTGCCCACTACGGTCTCTACCCGGACCAGATAGCCGACATGATCGCCAACAGCGATCGTCCGGAGGAGCAGGTGAACGATGCTGTAAACCAGCTCTTCACCTCGGCGGAAGCGTACATACGAATGTGGGAACGACTGGAGCAGGCAGTCCGTTAA